In the Zingiber officinale cultivar Zhangliang chromosome 5A, Zo_v1.1, whole genome shotgun sequence genome, ATAGAATGATCCTCTCTAGGATGCTTCATAGCGTCAAGAATACTGAATCGGACCACTGTATCACCTATCTCCATAGAAAGTGTGCCCGCATGAACATCAATTTTTGTCCTTGCAGTCTTCAAGAATGGTCGTCCAAGAATGAGTGGAGATCTACTGGCCAGATAGTCTCCCTCCATATCAAGGATATAAAAATCTGTAGGAAAGATAAGTTCTCTCACTTTCACCAATACATCTTCAATAACTCCAGCTGGGTGAGTCTGACTGCGGTCAGCTAACTGAATGACTACTCCTATAGGTTGTAATGGTCTAATGCCTAAAGTTTGAAAAACTGATTTCGGCATCACATTAATTGAAGCTCCCAAATCCAGCATGGCATCCTTAAAAAGATTACTCCCAATCTCGCAAGGATCTGTAAAAACTCCAGGATCTTCGCATTTCTGAGGAACTGTTCGAAGAAGTGTAGACACATTCTTGCCCATGCTAATCAACTCATTCCCCTTCAATTTCTTCTTGTGCACACAAAGATCCTTCAAAAATTTTGCATATTTTGGAATTTGCTTGATCATTGTGAGTAAAGGAACATTTACTTCTACCTTGCTAAATAAATCCACAAGCTCTTGGAACTCCTTTGCTTTCTCCTCCTCTATATTCTTCCTTGGTTGAACTTTGCGTTGAGGGAAAGGCAATGGAATGCTCTGCTCTGAATTCTGAAATCCTGCATTTCTAGATTTGCtgctttctgaagttgttgctgttGGAAACTGCCCATTTTGAGAAAACTTGCTGGAAATTTCTGGAATGCAACTATTTCTTCCTTGTTCACGCTCCATATCCATTGGATCAATGCAAATTGGGGTAGAATTCGAAGTTGGCACATTCTGCATTTCTGAAAATTCTTCATTGCTGGAACTGGATTGCTGGATTTCTGGAAAATTTTCAACAGCAGCTCTTCCTCTTGCAGATTCTGAAACCTTTCTTCCACTCCTTAAAGTTAATGCACTAACGTTCCCTTTAGGATTCGGAATTGTTTGAGATGGCAATTGACTCGATCCCTGAGCTTGAATCTGATTAATGCTAGAAGCCAATTGCCCAATCTGCCTTTCCTGATTTTGTTGCTGCTGAAGAATTTGCTGCATTAATTCCTCCAATCTAGCTTGCTGTGGATCTGAATTTGAAACATTATTGGAACCTCCTTGAGTTAAACTCATCCTTGTAGGTGCTGGAAGTGCTGGAATTGCTTGCTAGAAATTCTGATTTTGAGATTGATAATGCTGATTATGATTCTGATTCTGAAATTGCTGATAAGGCTGATACGATTGCTGATATTGATTTGCAGGTTGGTAATGATGCTGAAAACCTTGCTGGAAATTCTGATTATGCTGCTGGAAACCTTGCTGAGGTTGCTGGAAATTGCTGGAATTGTGGCTGAAATTCTGATTTGAAGATGGATGTTGATAGAATGAATTGCCATACTTCAAATTTGGATGATCTCTCCAACCCGGATTATATGTAGATGAATACGGGTCATGTTTTTGTTGGAACTGAGCTCTAGAGAATGCTGCCAAAGATTCATCTTGATGGAGATTTGGACAAAGTTCTGAAAGGTGATCTTGACTCGAACAAATGCTACAAACTATGCTTTGTTTACATGGAAATTGCATATTCGGCACAACAGAAGGTTGAGTAGCATTGTTCAAGGCTAATTGTTTCACCAAGGTCGTTAATTCCATCAATGAATTCCTTATCTCCTTTTGTTCATTAGAAACCATTTGAACTTCACCAACTCCTCTAGTAGTGAGTGCTCTACTTCCAAATTGCTGTGAATTTTCAGCCATGTTCGAAATTAGCTCCCGTGCTTGTTCTGGAGTTTTGTTCACTAAATCTCCTCCGGCTGCTGCATCTATCATACTTCTGTCAATAGGTAATAAACCCTCATAGAAGTATTGGACTAGTAACTGCTCACTGATTTGGTGTTGAGGACAACTTGAACATAATTTCTTGAATCTCTCCCAATAGTCATATAATGTCTCTCCCACCACTTGCTGAATCCCACAGATGCTTTTCCTAATAGTTGCAGTCCTTGAGGCTGGAAAGAATTTCTCTAAGAAAGCCTTCTTCATATCAATCCATGAAGTAATAAATCCCGGTGGCaaataatacaaccaatcttttgctactCCAGTAAGTGAAAATGGAAAAGCCCTTAGCTTGATATCCTCTTCTGAAATTCCTTGTGGCTTCATGGTTGAACACACCACATGGAATTCATGCAAATATCTGTTTGGGTCTTCTCCAGATAATCCTTGATATTTTGGAAGCAAATGAATCAATCCTGATCTCAACTCAAAATCACCAGCTAGAGTTGGATAAG is a window encoding:
- the LOC121980456 gene encoding uncharacterized protein LOC121980456 is translated as MSLTQGGSNNVSNSDPQQARLEELMQQILQQQQNQERQIGQLASSINQIQAQGSSQLPSQTIPNPKGNVSALTLRSGRKVSESARGRAAVENFPEIQQSSSSNEEFSEMQNVPTSNSTPICIDPMDMEREQGRNSCIPEISSKFSQNGQFPTATTSESSKSRNAGFQNSEQSIPLPFPQRKVQPRKNIEEEKAKEFQELVDLFSKVEVNVPLLTMIKQIPKYAKFLKDLCVHKKKLKGNELISMGKNVSTLLRTVPQKCEDPGVFTDPCEIGSNLFKDAMLDLGASINVMPKSVFQTLGIRPLQPIGVVIQLADRSQTHPAGVIEDVLVKVRELIFPTDFYILDMEGDYLASRSPLILGRPFLKTARTKIDVHAGTLSMEIGDTVVRFSILDAMKHPREDHSILSLDISEELDNMDFFSEIDSDLAEVGQGDESSIFLDDKSVVRVDDEFCGLFPSERDNLCVGHYLLEALSLGSPREEKLCVGDCLGEALPLGSLSVDRTQDELKPLPPHLKYDYLGENQQLPVIIAQNLEPEQESRLLEILRQHRKAIGWTLADIPGISPSICMHRIYLEEDVKPVRQPQRRLNPLILDIVKKEVTRLLQAGIIYPISDSKWVSPIHVVPKKLGVTVVTNEENELVPTRVKNSWRVCVDYRKLNQASRKDHYPLPFIDQMLERLAGKSHYCFLDGYTGYFQICIDPEDQEKTTFTCPFGTFAYRQMPFGLCNAPGTFQRCMAHWTTRICIGPDPLNGAFLLS